The Nitratidesulfovibrio sp. SRB-5 genomic sequence ATGCGCTCCGTCGGTAAAGGCGATCCGTGCCAGGGTGTTCTTCACGACGTGGTATTCCGCGCCGTTTTCACGAAGCTTCACTCTGAGACGGGTCAGCTCTTCCACCGACATACCCTTGAAGTCGGTCACGACCGCGATGGAAGCGCCTTCAGCACGAGCCTTGAGCTGCTCGATGATGGCTGCTTTCTCGGACCTGTTCACGTGACTCTCCTCAGGTTCGGGTGTGTCTGGGTGGAAATGCCGAGCCAAAGACACAGTGGTCTCGGCAGGGCTTAACGCAAGGGCGGAGAACCCGTGCTGCCTGCTTTCTTCGACTCGTATTTCCGGGCCTGTAGCCGGTAAAGGCCCGACTGCGAGCAGTCGGGCCAAATATCACCGAAGGGGTTAGCCTTCGAGGAACTTCTTGATGGTGGTCGGGTCGACCTTGAAACCGGGGCCCATGGTGGTGGAAACCGCCATGGCCTTCATGTAGGTGCCCTTGGCCGTGGCGGGCTTCAGGCGGTTCACGGTATCAAGCAGCGACTTCAGGTTGTCCAGGATCTTTTCGGGACCGAAGGACACCTTGCCGAGCGGGGCATGCAGCACGCCGGCCTTGTCGACCTTGAATTCCACGCGGCCAGCCTTGGTTTCCTTCACCGCGGTGGCCACGTCGAAGGTAACGGTGCCGGTCTTGGCGTTGGGCATCAGGCCACGGGGGCCGAGCACGCGACCGATCTGGCCGACCAGGGCCATGACGTCGGGGGTGGCGATGGCCTTGTCGAAGTCCAGCCAGCCTTCCTTGATCTTGGCGACCAGTTCTTCGGCACCGGCAAAGTCGGCACCGGCGGCCTTGGCTTCGGCTTCCTTGTCACCCTTGCAGAACACCGCCACGCGCACGGTCTTGCCGAGGCCATGGGGCAGGGTGACGGCGCCGCGCACCATCTGGTCGGAGTACTTGGGATCGACGCCGAGGCAGATGGCCACGTCGACGGTTTCGTCGAACTTGGCGAACGAAGCCCCAAGGGACTTGGCCACCGCGTCTTCGAGGGTGAGGATTTCGGCGATGTCGCGTCCTTCAGTCGCCGAACGATATTTCTTGCCGTGCTTGGGCATTGTACCCACCTTTTCCTTTTGCTGACGTTCGCAATCTCCTGCCGCCATGGTCACGCCCCTTCATGCAGAAGGAAGCGCCCGGCTTGGCCGGGAAGGCCGACATCGTCGGCGGACGGCAGTGCAACTGATCCGAAACGCTACTTGATTTCGATGCCCATGCTCCGGGCGGTGCCCAGAACGGAGCGGGTGGCCGCATCGAGATCCTTGGCGGTGAGGTCGGGCAGCTTCAGCTTCGCGATCTCTTCAACCTGCGCCATGCTCACCGACCCGACCTTGTTCCGGTTGGGTTCGCCAGAGCCCTTTTCGAGCTTGGCGGCCTTCAGCAGCAGCACGGAAGCGGGCGGGGTCTTGGTGATGAACGTGAAGGAACGGTCGGAGTAGACGGTGATCACCACGGGGGTGATCATGCCCTTCTGCTCCATGGTCTTCGCGTTGAAAGTCTTGCAGAATTCCATGATGTTCAGCCCGTGCTGGCCGAGCGCGGGACCGACCGGCGGGGAAGGGTTGGCCGCCCCGGCCGGAATCTGCAGCTTGATCTTGGCAACTTCTTTCTTAGCCATTGTTCTGTCCCTCTATGGGCGGCGCGGGCCGCGATGGTTACCGCGCTAAATCATCGAAAGGGGGCTAGCCCTTGGAAACCTGGACGAAGTCCAGCTCGACCGGGGTCTGTCTGCCGAAGATGGAGACCGACACCCTGAGTTTGCCCTTGTCGTAGTTGACGTCCTCGACGACGCCATTGAAGCCGCCGAAAGGCCCGTCTATGACGCGAACCTCGTCCCCGCGCTCGAAGTTGAACTTCGGACGGGGCTGCTCCTGCCGTGATTCCATCATGGTCAGGATGCGTTCCGCTTCGCTGTCACGCATGGGGGTCGGACGGTTCTTGCCGCCGACGAATCCGGTAACCTTGGGTATGGACTGGACGAGATGCCACGAGAAATCCGTCATGGCCATCTTGACCATGACGTACCCGGGGTAGAACTTCCGCGTGGAGGTCCGCTTCTCGCCCTTGACGAGCTCGATGACCTTCTCGGTGGGCACCACGACCTCTTCGATGAGTCCCTGCGCCTGACCGGTACGGATCATCTCGCGTATGGTCTGTTCGACACGCTGCTCGAAGCCCGAGTATGTATGGACGATGAACCAGCGGGCCTTGGCTGTCGTGGGGATCGATTCGGTCATTGGGGTGTCCATCACGAGAGGATGTATTCGACGAGCTTGGTCAGCCCAAGGTCCACGACACCGAGGAACAGGGACATGACGAAAACGAGAACGAGCACGGCGATGCCCGTTGCCGTGGTTTCCTTGCGCGTGGGCCAGGTGACCTTGCGCAGTTCGCCCTTGGCTTCCTCGAAGTAGTCCCTGAGCTGGGTGATCTTGTCACCGATGCCGTTGCCGGAATCGGCGGGGGTCGCCTCGGGCGCGTTCTGCTGCTTTTTCGCCATGGTCGCCTCTGGAGCCATTTCGACTGGTCGACTTGCCATCGTTCGGGGGGGACCGGCCCGCCCGGCGGGCGAACCGTGAGGTTCGCCGGGCCGGGCGGAAAGGTGCCGTGGGGCGCCTTGGCACGTTGCCGTGCACTGTCCCGCTAGGAAAGGAGATGGCAGGGCAGGAGGGATTCGAACCCCCAACATCCGGTTTTGGAGACCGGCGCTCTAGCCGTTAGAGCTACTGCCCTGCACTATGAGGATACTACTTGGTTTCGCGGTGAACCGTGTGTTTCTTGTCCCAGGGACAATACTTCTTCAGTTCGATACGGCCGGTAGTATTCTTCTTGTTCTTGACGGTCGCGTAATTGCGTCGCTTGCACTCGGTGCAGGCGAGCAGGAGATTGACGCGCATCGTTTACTCCAGGATTTCGGAGACCACGCCCGCGCCAACGGTGCGGCCGCCTTCGCGGATGGCGAAGCGCAGGCCCTGCTCCATGGCGATGGGGGCAATCAGTTCCACGGTGAAGGTGGAGTTGTCGCCGGGCATGACCATTTCGACGCCGTCAGCCAGCGCGATGATGCCGGTGATGTCGGTGGTACGGAAGTAGAACTGCGGACGGTAGCCCGAGAAGAACGGGGTGTGACGGCCGCCTTCTTCCTTGGACAGGACGTACACTTCGGCCTTGAACTTGCGGTGCGGCTTGATGGACTTGGGAGCGGCAAGAACCTGGCCGCGTTCCACGTCTTCACGCTTGATGCCGCGCAGCAGGGCACCGATGTTGTCGCCAGCCTGGCCCTGATCGAGCAGCTTGCGGAACATTTCGACGCCGGTGCAGGTCGACTTGACGGTGTCCTTGATGCCGACGATTTCGACTTCTTCGCCGACCTTGATGATGCCGCGTTCCACACGACCGGTCACCACGGTGCCGCGGCCGGAGATGGAGAACACGTCTTCGATGGGCATCAGGAAGGGCTTGTCGATGTCGCGCTGCGGTTCGGGGATGTAGCTGTCGCAGGCGTCGAGCAGGGCCACGACCGGAGCGGCGTCGGCGGAGTTGGGATCGTCGGTTTCAAGGGCCTTCAGGGCCGAACCGCGGATCACCGGGATGTCGTCGCCGGGGAAGCCGTAGAGGGAGAGCAGTTCGCGAACTTCGAGTTCCACGAGTTCGAGCAGCTCTTCGTCGTCCACCATGTCGCACTTGTTCAGGAACACCACCAGGTAGGGCACGCCGACCTGACGGGCGAGCAGGATGTGCTCACGGGTCTGGGGCATGGGACCGTCGGTGGCGGCAACCACCAGGATACCGCCGTCCATCTGGGCGGCGCCGGTGATCATGTTCTTGATGTAGTCGGCGTGGCCGGGGCAGTCCACGTGGGCGTAGTGGCGGGTGGCGGTTTCGTATTCGACGTGGGCGGTGGCGATGGTGATGCCACGTTCCTTTTCTTCGGGAGCCTTGTCGATTTCGTCGAACGCCACGAACTTGCCGTTGCCGCGCAGACCGGCCACCTTGGTGATGGCGGCGGTCAGAGTGGTCTTGCCGTGGTCAATGTGGCCGATGGTGCCGATGTTGACATGCGGCTTCTTGCGTTCAAATTTTTCCTTACCCATAGGTGTTCTCCCTGGCGTGGTTTTCTTCTTGCGTTAATCGTTAGGCACGGAAATGGAGCCCACAATGAGACTTGAACTCATGACCTCTTCCTTACCAAGGAAGTGCTCTACCGCCTGAGCTATGTGGGCCGATTGCTTGCTTGAGGAGAACCCGGGCTAGGATGGAGCGGGAAACGAGACTCGAACTCGCAACCCTCAGCTTGGAAGGCTGATGCTCTAGCCACTTGAGCTATTCCCGCACGTCCAGCATGGAGCCGTACTTCCAGGAAGCCGTAGTTCTCCGACAGGCCTTCCTGTCTCCTACAGCCAAGATAGCTTGTCAAGNNNNNNNNNNNNNNNNNNNNNNNNNNNNNNNNNNNNNNNNNNNNNNNNNNNNNNNNNNNNNNNNNNNNNNNNNNNNNNNNNNNNNNNNTGTGGAGCTGGCGATGGGACTCGAACCCGCAACCGGCTGATTACAAATCAGCTGCTCTGCCAGTTGAGCTACGCCAGCCAACGAGAAAGGCCTTCTACCCGCTCCCCTTGGAAAAGGCAATAGGGTAAAGCGGAGGAATGTGCGTTTTTTTGTGCGTTGCATGGCGGATTGGCGTCCGGCGCGGTTTTGCGGGGACAAATTTGTGGGCATGGCGCAAGGGATGATGGCTCCGGGTGTCTGTGCAAGGGGGGGGATGGCCGGATGGCCGATGCCCGCATGCGGCGGCGCCCGTGTGGCCTGTCGGGCAGGCTTTCCGGATGGTCGGCAGGACGATGTCCTGACGATGCCCCGGCGTTGCCCTGACGATGTCCCAGTCCTGGGGATGGACAGTGTTGGGAGGCTGCCGTGCTGGCGATGCTGCCTGTGCGGCCAGCGTGGCCGACGCGACCCTAGCGATCCGTGTGGCTGGCGTGTCCCTTGCGGCCCGTGTGGGCCATCCTGGCGCGTCGTGGGCGTTGGCGCGGGGTTTCGTCCCGTGGCCATCGCTGCGTGTCACGTGGCGGCCAATCATTATAATAAGTGGGTATCCGAACGCGGCCCGCATGCCTGCCTTGCGCAGTCGCTTGCGGCGCTGGCTTTGGCCTGTGCGCGCCGCTGGGGCGGGCGTCGTGCCCTTTCCGCTGCGCACAACGAAAAGGGCCGCCCGAAGGCGGCCCGGAAAGGCGAGAGAAGGGTGAGGCTAGGCCGTTGCGGGGTGACCCACATGCGCGGGCGCATGGGCCGGGGCAACGGCGGGACGGCGGGCTGCCCGTTCGGCGGCGGGTTCGTCCAGCGTCACTTCCTGCAGGTAGATGTCCGCGTTGTCGGTCAGCACGCGCAGGAAGGCGTTGTTCAGGGCATGGCCGGAGCAGTGCACGATGAAGTGCCCCTGGAGCGGGGTGCCCAGCATGGCCATGTCGCCGATGAAGTCCAGGATCTTGTGGCGCACGAATTCGTCGGGAAAGCGCAGGCCGTCGTCGTTGAGCACCGCGTAGTCGTCGAGCACCACGGCGTTGTCCAGCGAGCCGCCAAGGGCCAGGCCCTTGCTGTGCATGTACTCCACTTCGCGCAGAAAGCCGAAGGTGCGCGCCTTGGCCACTTCGGCGAAGGTGCGGGGGGTTACCTCCAGGCTCATGTGCTGCACGCCGATGAGCGGATGGGCGAAGTCGATGGTGTAGTCCACGCGAAAGCCGTCGTAGGGCAGGGCGCGGATGGACTTGCCGTCGCTTTCGTGGCTGATGGGCTTGGCGATGCGCAGCACGCGGCGGGCGCGCGACTGGGTGCGGATGCCCGCGTTGCGCAGCAGCATGACGAAGGAGGCGGCGCTGCCGTCCATGATGGGCACTTCGCCGCCCTGCACCTCGATGATCATGTTGTCGATCTCAAGGCCGCGAATGGCGGCAAGCAGGTGCTCCACGGTGGCCACCGAAGCGTCATGCCCGCTGCCGGACACGCCGAGAGTGGTGGCAAGGCCGGTGGCGACCACCGACTGGGGATTGGGGGCCACGCGGCGCACGCCCTGGGCGGTATGGATATCGAACACGATGCCGGTGTCTTCGGGGGCGGGGCGCATGGTCAGGTGGACCATCTTGCCGCCGTGCAGGCCGACGCCCGAGCATTCGATGTTTTTCTTGATGGTGGTCTGGTTCATAACCCCTCCGCTGGCGTTAGAGCATGAACCGTGCCAAAATCTAGACTTTTTTAGATAGCTGAAATTGTAGGTATTCTGTGTGCGGTGCGGCGCGCGCGAGTGTGTGTTTCACGCACCTGTGTGGCTTTTGCGCATCAATCGTCGTGGTGCGGAAAACACACATTGCGGTGGCATTCGCGTGACGCGGCGTCACGCCACGCGCCAGCGTGTGCGAGCATCCCGGCCTGCGCTGCCGGGCTGTGCCCCTGTCAGTCGCGCGGGGCGCGCCGGGCCACCACGTACCGGTCAAGCCCGGCCAGATCCCGGCGGATGTCCACCTGGGCCCAGAGCCGGGAGCAGGGCTGGAACAGCTCGGCCACGGCCTGCCCCTGCGCGCAGCCGAACTCCATCAGGAACAACCCGCCGGGACGCAGCACCCGGCCCGCCTCGGCCACCAGTATCCGCGCATGGCCCAGGCCGTCCGCCCGGCCTTGCGCGGCGGCAGCGTCGTCCAGCCCCTCACCCGCGCAGGGCACAAGGGCGGAGCGCGGTTCGCGGTCGCGCACTTCCGGGGTCAGGTCCGCGTGTTCGGCCTCGCTGACATAGGGCGGGTTGGACACCAGCAGATCCAGCGCGCCGTCGCGGAACAGGGGGCGGGTGAAGTCCGCCAGCACGGGCTGGCAGCGCTGGAAGGCCGCCCGGCGTGCAGCGGACTGCGCGCTCTGGCTGGTGGGGGCCTTGTCCGCTGCATTCCGGCCGGGGCACGCCACGGTCGGTTCCATGCCCCCGCCGAGATGGGTGACGATGTTGCGCGCGGCCACGGCCAGCGCATCCGGCGCAATGTCGCAGGCCATGCCGCGCAGGTCGTCCCGCTCTGCGCACAGGGTCGCTGCGATGCACCCGGTGCCCGTGCCGCAGTCGGCAAAGAACGCAGTTCGCGGGGCCAGCGAGAGGGCGGTTTCCACCAGCAGTTCCGTTTCGGGCCGGGGAATCAGCGTGGCCGGGGTGACCAGAAAGTCGCGGCCATAGAATTCCCGTTCGCCCAGAATGTGCGCCGTGGGTTCCCCTGCGGCGCGGCGGGCCAGCAGGGCGGCGGCGTGCGCCAGCGCATCGTGCGGCACCGGAGCGGCGGGGTGCAGGGCCAGGCGCAGCAGCAGATCCTGCCGGGGCAGGGTAAGCACCCGCGCCACCAGCAGTTCCGCCGTCAGGCGCGGCGCATCGTCGCGTACGGAGGACGACGGGCTGGACTCCAGATGCGCCGCGGCAGCACGAACCACCGCGCGCAAGCCCTGCGGCGCGGCGGCGGACAGCGCAGCAAGGGCTGCCGGAGTGTCCTGCCCGGCAGGGTCGGGAACTGTCGTGGGGCTGTGATCGCTCATGGGGCCGAGCAGTAGCGCAGCCGGGGGCGCGCCGCAAGCGGTGTTGTGGGGAGGCAGTCGGGGCGCGTGTGGGACGGTGCCGAACGCAATGGACTCGCCGCATCCGTTCTCAGGCGTAGCACCATGCAAGACGGCCCGCCGCTTCCGCGACGGGCCGTCATCTCATTCACTTTTTTCCGGATGCCGGCACCGGTGCTAGTGCACGTCGGCCTGCGCCTTCAGCGCCTCGGTCTGGGCATGGGTGGACAGGGCGTCGAACAGGGTCTGCGCTTCGCCTTCCATGACCCGGTCCAGCGAGTACAGGGTGAGGTTGATGCGGTGGTCGGTCACCCGGCCCTGCGGGAAATTGTAGGTGCGGATGCGTTCGGAACGATCGCCGGAACCCACCTGCGAGCGGCGGTCGGCGGCCACCTCGTTGTGCTGGCGGTCCTGTTCGGCCTGCAACAGGCGCGATGCCAGCACCTTCATGGCTTTCGCCTTGTTCTTGTGCTGCGACTTTTCGTCCTGGCAGGATACCACGATGCCCGACGGAATGTGGGTGATGCGCACCGCCGATTCGGTCTTGTTGACGTGCTGGCCGCCCGCGCCCGACGCGCGGAACACGTCGATGCGGATGTCATCCGGGCGGATTTCCACGTCCACTTCCTCGGCCTCCGGCAGAATGGCCACGGTGGCGGCAGAGGTGTGGATGCGGCCCTGCGATTCGGTGGCGGGCACGCGCTGCACGCGGTGGGTGCCCGATTCGAACTTGAGGCGGCTGTACACCTTGTCCCCGGCGATGAGGGCGATGATTTCCTTGTAGCCGCCGGTGTCCGATTCGTTGGCGCTCAGGATTTCCACCTTCCAGCCGCGCATTTCGGCGTAGCGGGAATACATGCGGAACAGGTCCGCCGCGAACAGGGCGGCTTCTTCGCCGCCGGTGCCCGCGCGGATTTCCACGATGGTGTTCTTTTCGTCCAGCGGGTCCTTGGGCAGCAGCAGCAGTTGCAGTTCCTGCTCGATTTCGGGAATGGCCGCCTCGAGGGATTTGGCTTCTTCATGCGCCATGGACCGGATTTCCGGGTCTCCGTCGTCCAGCAGTTCCTTGTTGTCGGCAAGGTTCTGGCGCAGTTCCTTGTAGCGGCGGAACACGTCCACCACTTCCTTGAGGTCGGCGTGGGCCTTGGTGAGCTTGCGGTAGCGGTCCTGGTCGTTGAAGACCTCGGACGAGGCAAGCTGCTGCTCCAGGTCTTCGAAGCGGCGTTCCAGGTTTTCGAGCTTGGCGAACATCCGTTACTCCGTTGCGGGGGCCTGATGGCGGTAGGCGGGCGCGCGCACCGTTGCCGGGGCGGCGTCTCCCAGGGCCTCGCGCAGGGCCACTATGGCGACCTCGAGCTGGTCTCGGTCGGGTTCATGGGTGGTCAGCATCTGCAGCAGCATGCCGGGGGCGCGCAGCGCCGCGCCCAGCAGGCCGTCGCCAAGGCGGGCGGCGTAGCGGATGGCCTCGTAGGCAAGTGCGCTGATGGGGACCATCAGCAGAAATTTGAACAGCACCGTTCCGGCGTGCTTGGTCACCGCGCCGTCGGGCGTCCACACCAGCAGCAGCAGGGGCACCAGCACCGCGTGCAGGATGATGGAGATGGACAGCACGAACAGCAGAAAGGTGGTGCCGCAGCGCGGGTGCAGGCGGCTGTGGATGGCGGCGCTTTCGGGCGTCACGTCGCCGCGCGCCTCGAAGGCCCGGATCACCTTGTGCTCCGCCCCGTGGTACTGGAACACCCGGCGGATGTCCGGCAAGAACGAGATGGACAGGATGTACCCGATGAAGATGGCGAACTTGAACAGGCCGTCCCAGGCGTGGAACGACAGCCCTTCCACGTCGCCGCCAAGGCCCAGCCACTTCATGCCCAGCGAGAACATGTGCGGCAGCACCACGAACAGGCCAAGGGCCAGAGCCACCGACACCGCAAGGGTCACGGCCAGGTGCCACGGCTTCAGTTCCTCGCCGCTTTCACCCTGGGCGGCGTGTTCGGCCGAGCGGTTCAGGGCCTTGATGCCGTTGACCAGGGTTTCCACCAGGGTGGGAAAGCCGCGCACGAAAGGGCGTTTCAGCCATTCCGCGGACGACAGGGTGTACCACGGGCGGCTTTCGGCCAGTATTTCGCCGTCGGGCAGGCGCACCGCAAGGGCCAGGCGCTCGCCGTTGCGCATCATCACGCCTTCCATGACGGCCTGGCCGCCGATGGTGCAGGGCGTGTCCGCCGCGAGGGACAGCGCCGTGGGCACTACGCGACAGGCACGGCCAAAATGCGAAAACGCCGCGTGGAGCGCACCGGTCACGCCGGTGGCTCGTGTCCTGCCCATTGCGCCCATGCTGTACCCCTTGCGGCTGATGGCAATGAAGATTTCTCCCCGGAGGGCGAACCCCTCCGGGGAGGAAAAATCGACGTCGGCGCGCGTGTGCGCACCGCCCGAGGAAGGCAGGCTACTTGCCTTCGCCGAACTTGGCGTACTTCTTGCGGAAGCGGTCGATGCGGCCGGCGGTGTCAACGAAGCGCTGCTTGCCGGTGTAGAACGGGTGGCACTGCGAGCAGATTTCCACGTTCACGACTTCGCCCTTGGTGGAAAGGGCTTCGGCTTCGTAACCGCACGCGCAGGTCATCTTGGCCTTGAACGTGGTGGGATGGATGTTTTCTTTCATCTTGGACTCCTCGTGGGGAAAATCGGAACGCAAGTTGATACGCCCATCTCCCCGTTTTGGCAAGGCCCCCTATGTGACGGCGTTGCGGGCCGTCCGGGCCTCGTGTAGTCTGCCCATCGCCGCGCCCCGTGCATCGGGGCAGGGCGGGCAGGCGCAGGCAACAGGTATGCCGGGTGCGTGCCGCTGTCAAGGTTGCGCCGGTCGGGACCGGGGCAGCCGGGCCCGGAATGGTTTGTCCGGGCAGCCGCCGGTTTCCTTTTCCTCTTTTTTCGCGTGGCCCTGCCGCGCATGACGAGTACCGCATGTCCCGTCCCGTTGATGTTCATGAGGATGTGGCCGCAGCGCCGCGCGAAACGTTCGGGCCTGAAGCGACCGGTCCGCAACTGTCTGGCCCGCAACGGCCTGGTCCGGACGTGTCTGACCCCGCCGAGGCTGCCGTGCCCCCGCGCCCGCGACCGGCGAAACCCCCGAAAAAGGAACGCGCCGACCAGTTGGTGTTCGAGGCCGGGCTGGCCGAAAGCCGCGAGCAGGCCAAGCGGCTGATCATGGCCGGGCAGGTGGTGGTGTTGCCGGAGGGCGACGGCGACGCGGACGGGGACGACGCGGGCGTGCCGGATCTGGCGAAGACGCCGGAACGGGCCGTGAAGGTGGACAAGCCGGGCCACAAATATCCGGCCACGACCCGCTTCGAACTGTTCGGACGCGAGCGCTTCGTCTCGCGCGGGGCATACAAGCTGCTGACCGCCATCGAGTATTTCGGGCTGGACGTGACCGGGTTCGTCTGTCTGGACGCCGGGGCGTCCACAGGGGGCTTCACCGATTGCCTGCTCCAGCACGGGGCGGCGCGGGTGTATTCCGTGGATGTGGGGCACAACCAGTTGCATGAACGGCTGCGGGCCGACGCGCGGGTTGTCTCGCACGAGCACACCAACCTGCGCACCGCGCCGCCGGAGCTGATTCCCGAGCCGGTGGACCTGGTGGTGGCGGATGTGTCGTTCATCTCGCTGACGCTGGTGCTGGCGCCGTGCCTGCAATGGCTGAAGCCGGGCGGGCGGGTGGTGGCGCTGGTGAAGCCGCAGTTCGAGGTGGGGCCGGGGCAGACCGAAAAGGGCGTGGTGCGCGACCCGGCCCTGCGGCAGGCTGCCGTGGACAAGGTGGTGGCGTACTGCCGGGATGCGCTGGGGCTGGACCTGGAGGGCGTGGTGCCCTCGGCCATTACCGGCCCCAAGGGCAATCAGGAGTATCTGGCGGCGTTCCGGCGGCGGTAGGTTGCCTGCAAGGTATTGCGGTCACGCTGCAGTCGAAATCTGCGCGCTGCGGTCGCCATCCGTAAGGTTCGCGCGTTGCGCTCACCTAACGGCTGCCGCCTTTTGTCGCCGGACGGCGTTGAATCGGCGTTTTTGATGCTCACGTACAAGAGTACAGCTCTGCTTTCGCCCGCTGTAAGCCCCGCGCTTCGCGCTTGCCTAACAGCGGGCGATCTGCGCTCAAAAACGCCGATTCGCCTTGTCCGGCGAGCAAAAATCGTAATTTCGCACATCCTGTCCGCACCAGCCATCCGCGCCGGAAAGACCGGCGCGGAGTATAAGGAAGAAAGGCAGGGGGAGGGTGTGAGGGCCGCCCACAGGATATCGCGGCGGCTGTACATAAAAAGCTCCGCGCCGGAAGACCAGCGCGGAGCGTAAAGGCAATGAGGCTGGCGAACTTGTTTCTTCCACGTGCCGTATTTTCGTTCTCCGGCAAGGAAGATGAGCCTTTTGCGGAGGGAGCGTGCGGCAGCCGTTACACGAACTCAGTGAGTGTTACGGATGGCGACAGCCGCGCGCTCTTTGGTACGCGACCGGAGCAAAAGGCGACATCTGACGCGTTGCTCTCGATGGCCGTAAGACTCGCAGGCTCGTCTAGCGGCCACGTTGCACGCCCTTCGGGTCGGTCCGCCGGAGGCGAAAAGACGGCGCGTGGTTACAAGCCCTTCTTCGCCATCAACGCAGCCAGATCCGCCACGCGGCAGGAATAGCCCCACTCGTTGTCGTACCACGCCAGCACCTTGGCCATGTCGCCGTTCATCACGGTGGTGAATTCGGCATCCACGATGCTGGAATGCGGGTCGGCGATGAAGTCGGACGACACCAGCGGCTTTTCGCAATACGCCATGATGCCCTTCAGCGGCCCTTCGGCGGCGGCCTTCAGGGTGGCGCGCAGTTCGTCGGTGGTGGTGGGCTTTTCAAGCTCGGCCACAAAGTCCACGATGGACACCGTGGCCGTGGGCACGCGCAGGCTGATGCCGTCGAACTTGCCCTTCATTTCGGGAATGACCTTGGCCACGGCCTTGGCCGCCCCGGTGGATGTGGGGATGATGTTCTGGGCGGCGGCGCGGGCGCGGCGCAGGTCCTTGTGGGGCAGGTCCAGGATGCGCTGGTCGTTGGTGTACGAGTGCACCGTGGTCAGCACGCCCTTGACGATGCCGAAGGCCTTGTGCAGCGCCAGGGTGACCGGGGCCAGGCAGTTGGTGGTGCACGAGGCGTTGGACACGACGTGGTGTTTTTCCGGGTCGTAGTCCGCGTCGTTGACGCCAAGCACGATGGTCAGGTCTTCTTCCTTGGCGGGCGCGGTGATGATGACCTTCCTGGCCCCGGCGTCGATGTGCGCCCTGCACTGCGGCCCGGTGCGGAAGATGCCCGTGGATTCGATGACGATGTCCACGCCCAGGTCGCGCCAGGGCAGCACCTTGGGGTCGCGCTCGGCATAGTTGCGCACCACCCAGTCGCCCACGTGGATGTTGCCGTCCTTCACTTCGGCGTCCACCTTCAGGCGGCCGTAGCAGGTGTCGAACTGCAACAGGTGCACGTTGGTGGCCACGTCGTACAGGTCGTTGACGGCCACCACTTCCATGGTGTCGGGGTATCGGTCCAGGATGGCCTTGAACACCTGACGGCCTATCCGCCCGAACCCGTTGATGGCAATGCGGAGTTTGGTCATCGGGGGTTCTCCTACAGTTCGTGGATGGTGTTGTTGTACGCGGTGAGCAGCTCGTAGTCGGTCTTCAGCGCCTGATGCATGCGCGCGTTCT encodes the following:
- a CDS encoding DUF1385 domain-containing protein, with protein sequence MEGVMMRNGERLALAVRLPDGEILAESRPWYTLSSAEWLKRPFVRGFPTLVETLVNGIKALNRSAEHAAQGESGEELKPWHLAVTLAVSVALALGLFVVLPHMFSLGMKWLGLGGDVEGLSFHAWDGLFKFAIFIGYILSISFLPDIRRVFQYHGAEHKVIRAFEARGDVTPESAAIHSRLHPRCGTTFLLFVLSISIILHAVLVPLLLLVWTPDGAVTKHAGTVLFKFLLMVPISALAYEAIRYAARLGDGLLGAALRAPGMLLQMLTTHEPDRDQLEVAIVALREALGDAAPATVRAPAYRHQAPATE
- the rpmE gene encoding 50S ribosomal protein L31, with amino-acid sequence MKENIHPTTFKAKMTCACGYEAEALSTKGEVVNVEICSQCHPFYTGKQRFVDTAGRIDRFRKKYAKFGEGK
- a CDS encoding TlyA family RNA methyltransferase — its product is MPPRPRPAKPPKKERADQLVFEAGLAESREQAKRLIMAGQVVVLPEGDGDADGDDAGVPDLAKTPERAVKVDKPGHKYPATTRFELFGRERFVSRGAYKLLTAIEYFGLDVTGFVCLDAGASTGGFTDCLLQHGAARVYSVDVGHNQLHERLRADARVVSHEHTNLRTAPPELIPEPVDLVVADVSFISLTLVLAPCLQWLKPGGRVVALVKPQFEVGPGQTEKGVVRDPALRQAAVDKVVAYCRDALGLDLEGVVPSAITGPKGNQEYLAAFRRR
- the gap gene encoding type I glyceraldehyde-3-phosphate dehydrogenase; the protein is MTKLRIAINGFGRIGRQVFKAILDRYPDTMEVVAVNDLYDVATNVHLLQFDTCYGRLKVDAEVKDGNIHVGDWVVRNYAERDPKVLPWRDLGVDIVIESTGIFRTGPQCRAHIDAGARKVIITAPAKEEDLTIVLGVNDADYDPEKHHVVSNASCTTNCLAPVTLALHKAFGIVKGVLTTVHSYTNDQRILDLPHKDLRRARAAAQNIIPTSTGAAKAVAKVIPEMKGKFDGISLRVPTATVSIVDFVAELEKPTTTDELRATLKAAAEGPLKGIMAYCEKPLVSSDFIADPHSSIVDAEFTTVMNGDMAKVLAWYDNEWGYSCRVADLAALMAKKGL